The Microlunatus antarcticus genome window below encodes:
- the ureB gene encoding urease subunit beta, producing MAGIATSGPGAFRIAPGEIELNADRGPEERGELTFTNTADRPIQVGSHFHLPDVNVGLEFDRAAAQGHRLDIAAGTSVRFEPGASRTVATVALRGRRLVPGLQIRTPAPTEQEG from the coding sequence ATGGCGGGCATCGCGACCTCGGGACCCGGGGCCTTCCGGATCGCCCCGGGCGAGATCGAGCTCAACGCGGACCGGGGCCCGGAGGAGCGCGGCGAGCTGACCTTCACCAACACGGCCGACCGGCCGATCCAGGTGGGGTCGCACTTCCACCTGCCCGACGTGAACGTCGGGCTCGAGTTCGACCGCGCGGCGGCGCAGGGCCACCGGCTCGACATCGCGGCGGGCACGTCGGTGCGCTTCGAGCCGGGCGCCTCCCGGACGGTCGCCACCGTCGCGCTGCGCGGGCGTCGCCTCGTGCCCGGCCTCCAGATCCGCACGCCCGCCCCGACCGAGCAGGAGGGCTGA
- a CDS encoding urease subunit gamma, translating into MNLAPSETEKLLMAVAGMVARDRLARGVKLNWPESVALLSTWVIERAREGARVDELMTTGREVLTRDQVMDGVAEMMTDVQVEATFPDGRKLVTLHSPIQ; encoded by the coding sequence ATGAACCTCGCGCCCTCGGAGACCGAGAAGCTGCTGATGGCCGTCGCCGGCATGGTCGCCCGGGACCGGCTGGCCCGCGGCGTCAAGCTGAACTGGCCCGAGTCGGTGGCCCTGCTGAGCACGTGGGTGATCGAGCGGGCCCGCGAGGGCGCCCGCGTCGACGAGCTGATGACCACCGGCCGCGAGGTCCTCACGCGCGACCAGGTCATGGACGGCGTCGCCGAGATGATGACCGACGTGCAGGTCGAGGCGACGTTCCCGGACGGCCGCAAGCTCGTCACCCTCCACTCGCCGATCCAGTAG
- a CDS encoding urease subunit alpha, protein MRISRDAYAAIFGPTAGDQIRLGDTDLWIEIEQDLTVGGEESVFGGGKSIRESGNQSLATSAEGALDTVVTNVVILDHWGIVRADVGIRDGRIVGIGRSGNPDIADGVDPALIIGPGTDVISGEGKILTAGGFDAHVHLLSPSQIHEALAAGLTTLGGGGTGPSEGSKATTVTPGAWHLKQTHRALDEFPVNLLLLGKGNTVSAGAFEEQALAGAGGYKVHEDWGSTPAAVDAALRGAEEWGLQVALHSDSLNESGFVASTVAAIAGRSISAFHVEGAGGGHAPDIITIAGLPHVLPGSTNPTLPHTVNTVAEHLDMLMVCHHLNPSVPEDLAFAESRIRATTIAAEDHLHDLGAISITSSDAQAMGRIGEVITRTWQVAHVMKHVRGDLSGGLPADNFRARRYVAKYTINPAISHGVDHEIGSVEVGKLADLVLWDPRFFGHRPSVVIKGGGIVVAALGDPNASIPTPQPVLMRPALYWGSGAARSQTYVAPAALDAGLADELGLQRQLVACRPTRDVGKAQMIMNDALPDIVVDAETHAITIDGSLITPAPASVLPLAQLYSMF, encoded by the coding sequence GTGCGCATCAGCCGTGACGCGTACGCCGCGATCTTTGGCCCGACCGCGGGGGACCAGATCCGCCTCGGCGACACCGACCTCTGGATCGAGATCGAGCAGGACCTGACCGTCGGCGGCGAGGAGTCGGTCTTCGGCGGCGGCAAGTCGATCCGCGAGTCGGGGAACCAGTCGCTCGCGACCTCGGCGGAGGGTGCGCTCGACACGGTGGTCACCAACGTCGTGATCCTCGACCACTGGGGCATCGTCCGCGCCGACGTCGGGATCAGGGACGGCCGGATCGTCGGCATCGGGCGCAGCGGCAACCCTGACATCGCCGACGGCGTCGACCCCGCGCTGATCATCGGCCCGGGCACCGACGTGATCTCCGGCGAGGGCAAGATCCTCACGGCCGGCGGGTTCGACGCCCACGTCCACCTGCTGTCGCCGTCGCAGATCCACGAGGCGCTGGCCGCCGGGCTCACCACGCTGGGCGGCGGTGGCACGGGGCCGTCCGAGGGTTCGAAGGCCACCACGGTCACGCCCGGGGCGTGGCACCTCAAGCAGACCCACCGGGCGCTGGACGAGTTCCCGGTGAACCTCCTGCTGCTGGGCAAGGGCAACACGGTCTCGGCCGGCGCGTTCGAGGAGCAGGCCCTGGCCGGGGCCGGCGGCTACAAGGTCCACGAGGACTGGGGCTCGACCCCGGCCGCCGTGGACGCCGCGCTCCGGGGGGCGGAGGAGTGGGGCCTGCAGGTCGCGTTGCACTCCGACTCGCTGAACGAGTCCGGCTTCGTCGCGTCCACCGTGGCCGCGATCGCGGGACGCAGCATCTCCGCGTTCCACGTCGAGGGCGCCGGTGGCGGGCACGCGCCGGACATCATCACCATCGCCGGGCTGCCGCACGTGCTGCCCGGCTCCACGAACCCGACCCTCCCGCACACCGTCAACACCGTCGCCGAGCACCTCGACATGCTGATGGTCTGTCACCACCTCAACCCCTCGGTGCCCGAGGACCTGGCCTTCGCCGAGTCGCGGATCCGCGCGACCACGATCGCCGCCGAAGATCATCTGCACGACCTCGGCGCGATCTCGATCACCTCGTCGGACGCACAGGCGATGGGGCGCATCGGCGAGGTGATCACCCGGACGTGGCAGGTCGCGCACGTGATGAAGCACGTGCGCGGCGACCTGTCCGGCGGCCTGCCGGCCGACAACTTCCGCGCCCGGCGCTACGTGGCGAAGTACACGATCAACCCCGCGATCAGCCACGGCGTCGACCACGAGATCGGGTCGGTCGAGGTGGGCAAGCTCGCCGACCTCGTGCTCTGGGACCCGCGCTTCTTCGGCCACCGCCCGAGCGTCGTGATCAAGGGCGGCGGCATCGTCGTGGCCGCGCTCGGCGACCCGAACGCCTCCATCCCGACGCCGCAGCCGGTGCTCATGCGCCCCGCCCTCTACTGGGGCAGCGGGGCCGCGCGCTCGCAGACGTACGTCGCCCCGGCCGCCCTCGACGCCGGGCTGGCCGACGAGCTGGGGCTCCAGCGCCAGCTGGTCGCGTGCCGTCCGACGCGCGACGTCGGCAAGGCGCAGATGATCATGAACGACGCGCTCCCGGACATCGTGGTCGACGCCGAGACGCACGCGATCACGATCGACGGTTCCTTGATCACCCCCGCGCCCGCGAGCGTGCTGCCGCTGGCCCAGCTCTACTCGATGTTCTGA